In Cutaneotrichosporon cavernicola HIS019 DNA, chromosome: 1, one DNA window encodes the following:
- a CDS encoding uncharacterized protein (Nuclear cap-binding protein subunit 3), translating to MDIDGGLPWDADDSGPTAPPPAPAPEQTTEMDVDMLLDRPLDDFPGRRSGGRDRERGPREPVPEHVQSLVGRMGKGKVYLAEESTGIIHHDAERRIARDPRLTALALELDKQDPTDWLAAVSEGSESNIRPNALFVSSELIKHLSTAKVFTWVSEFGVGVMGIEWLNDSTLILLFPTPAAALLSLSMLAKAGFDPTEGDDPLMERAAHGFPSALLPRRSPTPEPDRRAADLDAELEAVAAARDASDERSKSPSEEPVRKGRGAFRADVPRGSTNGAFDLAPLAGSKKERFADGVDPNSRVTVRYATEADNTKFKRGAGESSWYAKHGRAAGKETSARRTGGGRWEEPRNLNDRVGTRGEGRDFARRIGRDRYDDSERRERGPRRARVEDLDADLDWMARRRDGEEDDGRDYGHRYERRDRREGSDPRRERRERAPRRAHAKQDDLDRELDEMFASRGES from the exons ATGGACATTGACGGCGGCCTCCCCTGGGACGCGGATGACAGTGGGCCgacagctcctcctcccgcgccAGCACCGGAACAGACAACcgagatggacgtcgaTATGCTCCTCGATCGCCCACTCGACGACTTTCCGGGCCGTCGTTCAGGCGGCCGCGACCGTGAACGCGGACCCCGCGAACCAGTTCCCGAACACGTGCAGTCCCTTGTGGGGCGTATGGGTAAGGGAAAGGTCTATCTAGCCGAAGAATCGACCGGTATCATCCACCACGATGCTGAGCGGCGTATCGCCCGCGATCCACGCCtcaccgccctcgcacTCGAGCTGGACAAGCAGGATCCAACGGACTGGCTTGCGGCCGTATCTGAAGGTTCCGAGTCCAACATTCGTCCAAACGCACTCTTCGTGTCCTCGGAATTGATCAAGCACCTCTCGACTGCAAAGGTGTTTACTTGGGTGTCCGAATTTGGTGTCGGCGTCATGGGTATCGAGTGGCTCAATGACTccaccctcatcctcctctttCCCACGCCTGCTGCGGCGTTATTGTCTCTCAGCATGTTGGCGAAAGCAGGATTCGACCCAACCGAAGGCGACGACCCCCTCATGGAGCGCGCGGCACACGGTTTCCCATCCGCTCTGCTCCCCCGTCGTTCGCCAACGCCGGAACCGGACCGCCGTgcggccgacctcgacgccgaacTCGAAGCTGTTGCGGCAGCGCGCGATGCGTCTGACGAGAGGAGCAAGTCACCTTCCGAAGAGCCGGTGCGTAAAGGTCGCGGTGCGTTCCGGGCGGATGTGCCTCGCGGATCGACCAACGGCGCATTCGACCTCGCTCCACTGGCTGGGTCCAAAAAGGAACGATTTGCCGACGGCGTAGACCCCAACTCAAGGGTAACAGTGAGGTATGCGACCGAGGCCGATAACACCAAGTTCaagcgcggcgcaggcgagAGTTCTTGGTATGCCAAGCATGGGCGGGCGGCTGGCAAGGAGACTTCCGCGCGGCGAACTGGAGGGGGACGGTGGGAGGAACCGCGGAACCTCAATGACCGGGTGGGGACGCGCGGGGAGGGGCGTGACTTTGCGCGCCGTATTGGGCGAGACCGCTATGATGATAGTGAAAGGCGCGAGCGCGGACCGAGACGTGCACGTGTTGAGGACCTTGATGCCGACCTCGATTGGATGGCAAGAAGACgcgatggagaggaggacgacggtCGCGATTATGGCCACCGGTACGAGCGGCGCGATAGGCGAGAGGGAAGCGACCCACGCCGAGAGCGCCGCGAACGcgcgccccgccgcgctcatGCCAAGCAGGATGATCTGGACCGCG aacTGGACGAGATGTTTGCGTCGCGCGGCGAATCCTAG
- the SEC9 gene encoding uncharacterized protein (Protein transport protein sec9), with protein sequence MGFFKRNKGPEIPPVKPTQGQHQMANDPYAARGGGGGFGGGRPDPYAQNGHRDPYGGVQRAHATGTDPNNMYSVQRTQGQPDPENDANRNALFSGFNADAAKVPRQRQYGYEGREQEEDFDEDDEVEGIRQGIRETKMDSLASTRNALRLAREAEENAHGTVARLADQSESLANTERHLDMSKANSQRAEDKAAELKQLNKSIFRPTIVWNKEGKRIAQEQKILDRHAMEREDRLNTMKDMQDTRSRLHAAARQGGGGRGLEPGQQARRAVERKRYQFEATASDDELEDELAENLDEMHGIGTRLKGLATAMGTEVDRQNQRIGRITDKTDNLEIKVQLNTDRLKAIK encoded by the exons ATGGGCTTCTTCAAGCGTAACAAGGGACCCGAGATTCCTCCTGTCAAGCCCACGCAGGGTCAGCACCAGATGGCCAACGACCCATACGCTGcgcgtggcggcggcggtggcttTGGTGGCGGCAGGCCCGACCCCTATGCCCAGAACGGACACCGCGACCCGTACGGAGGTGTCCAGCGGGCGCACGCCACGGGCACCGATCCCAACAACATGTACAGCGTTCAGCGGACCCAGGGTCAGCCGGACCCAGAGAACGACGCCAACCGCAACGCACTGTTCAGCGGCTTCAATGCCGATGCGGCCAAGGTtcctcgccagcgccagtACGGGTAcgagggccgcgagcaggaggaggactttgatgaggacgacgaggttgagggtATCAGACAGGGTATCCGCGAGACCAAGATGGACTCGCTTGCGTCGACGCGGAATGCACTgcgcctcgctcgcgaGGCCGAAGAGAACGCGCACGGCACAGTCGcacgcctcgccgaccagtccgagtcgctcgCCAACACCGAGCGCCACCTCGACATGTCCAAGGCCAACTCGCAGCGtgccgaggacaaggctgccgagctcaagcagcTGAACAAGAGCATCTTCCGGCCCACCATTGTGTGGAACAAG GAAGGCAAGCGGATTGCGCAGGAGCAGAAGATCCTGGACCGACACGCGATGGAACGCGAGGACCGCCTAAACACCATGAAGGACATGCAGGACACGCGGTCGCGCCTCCACGCTGCGGCGCGGCAGGGTGGGGGCGGCCGCGGGCTTGAGCCAGGGCAGCAggctcgccgcgccgtcgagcgcaaGCGGTACCAGTTtgaggcgacggcgtcagacgacgagctcgaggacgaacTGGCCGAGAACCTCGATGAGATGCACGGCATTGGGACACGCCTTAAGGGTCTCGCGACGGCCATGGGCACTGAGGTCGACCGGCAGAACCAGCGCATCGGGCGTATCACGGACAAGACGGACAACCTTGAGATCAAGGTACAGCTCAACACGGACCGCCTCAAGGCGATCAAGTAG
- a CDS encoding uncharacterized protein (Enoyl-(Acyl carrier protein) reductase), with protein MSSPRVAIVTGAGSGFGAGIAQRFAKDGVAVVVADVAEEGGNKVAQDIVAKGGKAIFVKCDVTKREAWENVLAETTAAFGGVNFVINNAGATYASKPVLETTEADFDKVNDVNLKSIFYSVHVMVPALLETRKKGGPAAVVNVASTAGIMGRPGLTWYCASKAAAISVTKNLAIEFGPDQIRFNAICPVFGNTGLKHMFVGQASEEQIIKTIPLGRASEPEDIANSTVFLCSDEASFLTGVALPVDGGRLA; from the exons ATGTCCTCCCCTCGCGTTGCGATTGTCACGGGTGCTGGTTCGGGGTTCGGCGCGGGCATTGCCCAGCGGTTCGCCAAAGACGGTGTGGCGGTTGTCGTCGCTGATGTT gccgaggagggcggcaacAAGGTCGCGCAGGACATTGTCGCGAAAGGTGGCAAGGCCATCTTTGTCAAGT GCGATGTGACGAAGCGTGAGGCCTGGGAGAACGTCCTGGCCGAGACAACGGCAGCCTTTGGCGGTGTCAACTTTGTGATCAACAACGCAGGCGCAACCTACGCGTCCAAGCCCGTGCTCGAGACgaccgaggccgacttTGACAAGGTCAACGATGTCAACCTCAAATCCATCTTCTACTCTGTGCACGTCATGGTgcccgccctcctcgagacgcGCAAGAAGGGAGGGCCGGCCGCGGTAGTTAATGTCGCGTCGACTGCGGGCATCATGGGGCGTCCTGGACTGACTTGGTATTGCGCATCCAAGGCGGCCGCCATCTCGGTGACCAAGAACCTCGCGATTGAGTTTGGCCCCGACCAAATT CGCTTCAACGCCATCTGCCCGGTGTTCGGCAATACTGGCCTCAAGCACATGTTTGTCGGACaggcgagcgaggagcAAATCATCAAGACGATTcccctcggccgcgcgtccgagcccgaggacaTTGCCAACAGCACCGTCTTCTTGTGCTCGGACGAGGCCTCGTTCCTGACGGGCGTAGCGCTGCCAGTCGACGGTGGACGTCTGGCCTAG
- a CDS encoding uncharacterized protein (Tryptophan/tyrosine permease family), whose translation MPAERSVPIGTPRERGGRRQSVVRSSLELVFSYSRSQQRFYAGLPSAPSFVDSHWGDVATDDDANEDREWDTEAGGSRSGYSSADDGEAIDTTSEASAFFPDDPVRAVESRRGSPTDLTSIRERRGEEEVARSITASLPTKRGGLLQMYGTTPSVPLSSSLTSSSGSGNSNGNSGGATPRAGTKPLPDDLPTRRVSVQRGVGVGHGPPTHYKQLPSETTPLLATPTKNWAPERLSPLNSPTRSRRSSAAGPRRVSHRVPAHVGESSDGQTLFNATAVLVGIGLLSMPLAFSYAGWIGGTLMLIGFSYITCTTAKMMARLIFVDHSLVGYTDIGRAAFGPAAGAAINVLFCLELFAIGVALMVLLGDSLNALFPSVSSDMWKVIGLFVILPTTFMPLWLLSFPSVISTFCTVLLIGIVVFDGLWKTKAPGSIMDPMPTHLGPQLEGANWLGGVGLVLAGFGGHAVIPSIARDMKHPESATRVFNIAFTVACIISFAAGATGYLMFGNEVSDQITRDLKNPAYGYPTVLNAFAVWMIISAPVSKFGLCSRPLNIAVEGFLGLAPNPAVHPPRDRRRSVVEQVSSSLGTGLAAAGASDYLADDLYDERPKTPVTPLTPLYDPNATRRGEGWKGIARIVSRTIITVGCTATAILLPGFEKVMAFLGNCSSFLICIILPMSFYLRLSPRMLHLDLNDPSVRFSRSIQIAVVIISTVFMCLGTAWAFMPGTGRGAE comes from the exons ATGCCGGCAGAGAGGAGCGTCCCCATTGGCACCCCACGCGAACGTGGCGGGCGGCGTCAGTCGGTCGTCCGTAGTtcgctcgagctcgtcttTAGCT ACTCGCGCTCCCAGCAACGTTTCTATGCTGGCTTACCCTCGGCCCCCTCTTTCGTCGACTCGCACTGGGGTGATGTCGCGACGGATGACGATGCCAACGAGGATCGCGAGTGGGACACAGAGGCGGGTGGCTCGCGCTCGGGCTACAGCTCTGCggatgatggcgaggcAATCGACACAACGAGCGAAGCCTCGGCGTTTTTCCCCGACGATCCAGTGCGCGCAGTCGAGAGCCGCCGCGGCTCTCCGACCGATCTGACGAGCATccgcgagcggcgaggggaggaagaggtcgcGCGCAGTATCaccgcctccttgcccaccaagcgcggcggcctgcTTCAGATGTACGGGACTACCCCGAGCGTACCCCTCAGCAGCTCGctgacctcgagctccgGTTCCGGTAACAGCAACGGCAACAGCGGGGGAGCGACCCCACGCGCAGGCACCAAACCCCTCCCTGACGACCTGCCTACGCGCCGTGTCAGCGTTCAGCGCGGGGTTGGTGTCGGTCATGGCCCGCCCACCCATTACAAGCAGCTCCCATCTGAGACGACGCCACTCCTCGCCACTCCCACCAAGAATTGGGCACCGGAGCGCCTCTCTCCACTCAACTCACCCAcccgctcgcgccgctctaGTGCCGCTGGCCCTCGCCGTGTGTCCCACCGCGTACCCGCACACGTCGGCGAGAGCAGCGACGGTCAGACG CTTTTTAACGCCACCGCCGTCCTTGTTGGTATCGGCCTGCTCTCTATGCCTCTGGCGTTTAGCTACGCGGGCTGGATCGGGGGTACCCTCATGCTCATCGGCTTCTCGTACATCACTTGCACGACTGCCAAGATGATGGCCCGCCTTATCTTTGTGGACCACTCGCTGGTCGGCTACACTGATATCGGCCGGGCCGCGTTCGgccctgctgctggtgctgcCATCAACGTCCT TTTCTGCCTCGAGCTCTTTGCGATTGGTGTTGCACTCATGGTGCTCCTTGGTGACTCTCTCAATGCGCTCTTCCCATCGGTCTCGTCGGACATGTGGAAGGTCATCGGCCTCTTTGT TATTCTGCCTACGACCTTTATGCCACTCTGGTTGCTCTCGTTCCCCTCCGTCATATCGACCTTCTGCACCGTGCTGTTAATCGGCATCGTCGTATTTGACGGCCTGTGGAAGACCAAGGCGCCTGGCTCGATCATGGACCCTATGCCGACACATCTCGGGCCCCAATTGGAGGGTGCGAACTGGCTCGGCGGTGTGGgcctcgtgctcgccgGTTTCGGAGGTCACGCCGTCATCCCCAGCATTGCCCGTGACATGAAGCACCCAGAGTCTGCGACCCGCGTGTTCAACATTGCTTTCACCGTCGCGTGCATCATCTCGTTTGCAGCCGGCGCTACTGGCTACCTCATGTTCGGCAACGAGGTGTCGGACCAGATCACCCGCGACCTCAAGAACCCGGCCTATGGATACCCGACTGTTCTCAACGCGTTCGCCGTGTGGATGATCATCTCGGCACCAGTGTCCAAGTTTGGTCTCTGCTC gcgcCCGTTGAACATTGCCGTTGAGGGGTTCCTGGGCCTCGCACCCAACCCAGCCGTCCACCCCCCGCGtgaccgccgccgctcggTTGTCGAGCAGGTCTCGTCGTCCCTTGGCACTGGTCTCGCGGCCGCTGGCGCTTCCGACTATCTTGCTGACGATCTGTACGACGAACGCCCAAAGACCCCAGTCACGCCGCTCACGCCGCTGTACGACCCGAATGCAACTCGCCGCGGTGAGGGCTGGAAGGGTATCGCGCGTATCGTCAGTCGTACAATTATCACGGTCGGGTGCACGGCCACGGCCATCCTTCTACCCGGTTTCGAGAAGGTCATGGCATTCCTTGGTA ATTGCTCGTCTTTCCTTATCTGTATCATTCTCCCCATGTCCTTCTACCTCCGCCTCAGCCCCAGGATGCTGCATCTCGACTTGAACGACCCCAGCGTCCGCTTCTCCCGGTCGATCCAGATCGCGGTCGTCATCATTAGCACAGTGTTCATGTGCTTGGGCACCGCTTGGGCGTTTATGCCCGGCACTGGCCGGGGGGCGGAGTAG
- a CDS encoding uncharacterized protein (Sucrase/ferredoxin-like), translating into MLCRGRPVLQSLRTIRPIIVVRGYRPSVPAASTGRRPIAIPVDIPVPECSPSPCSNQLDCPTPDGSELLPPPPNPRSIAARRSLLLFSIPIPPESWPSHLDFASPLIAEASNVLKRTGTSVNAIYDGVGTATFPAPSRKRDPYTPSTNTDADADTPATAPPAECYPARLLYPDGRTFDFPAFNEATLDSPQLRRALMYRPSGSVMGGGAPNELPGESEMPKEVLVCTHGARDCRCADYGGPLVKALREQGVAVREIGHVGGHKWAANALLLPSMDMLSNLRASDAAAVASFNKNRDSKSAMWAHWRGRLGLNDEQQARVWERIQRNFAPASETKLSGEHVPLTFRTFEGEIKSVEGRVGDSLLVVAHENDLPAMEGTCGGNAECATCHVYLAPRPARPPVPEPGEDELDMLDFALDYRDGLSRLGCQVAVSPELAKWCAEGGVIDLPRF; encoded by the exons ATGCTCTGCCGAGGGCGCCCGGTACTCCAATCTCTGCGCACGATCCGTCCTATCATTGTGGTTAGGGGATATCGACCAAGCGTTCCCGCTGCGTCAACAGGCCGCCGGCCCATCGCTATCCCCGTCGACATCCCAGTGCCAGAGTGCAGCCCATCACCTTGCTCTAATCAACTAGACTGCCCAACACCCGATGGCTCCGAactcctccctccaccaccaaaCCCTCGCTCAatcgccgctcgccgcagTCTTCTCCTTTTCTCCATCCCAATTCCCCCCGAGTCCTGGCCAAGTCACCTCGACTTTGCCTCCCCCCTCATAGCCGAGGCCAGCAATGTCTTAAAACGAACTGGCACCTCCGTCAACGCGATCTACGATGGGGTTGGAACGGCCACCTTCCCTGCCCCATCACGCAAGCGCGACCCCTACACTCCCAGCACTAAcacggacgcggacgcAGACACGCCTGCCACTGCCCCTCCTGCCGAATGCTACCCCGCCCGCCTTCTCTACCCCGACGGAAGGACCTTTGACTTCCCCGCCTTCAATGAAGCCACTCTGGACTCGCCGCAACTCCGCCGCGCACTCATGTACAGGCCCTCAGGGAGTGTCATGGGAGGTGGCGCCCCGAACGAACTGCCTGGAGAAAGCGAGATGCCGAAGGAGGTGCTAGTGTGCACCCACGGCGCACGGGATTGCCGCTGCGCCGATTACGGGGGTCCCCTCGTCAAGGCTCTTCGAGAGCAGGGAGTAGCCGTGCGCGAGATCGGGCATGTAGGAGGACACAAGTGGGCGGCGAAcgcactcctcctccccagcATGGACATGCTGTCAAACCTGCGCGCGTCTGACGCCGCTGCAGTTGCTTCGTTCAATAAGAATCGTGACTCGAAGAGCGCAATGTGGGCACACTGGCGCGGCCGACTGGGTCTGAACGACGAGCAGCAGGCGCGTGTCTGGGAGCGCATCCAGCGTAACTTTGCACCAGCGAGCGAAACCAAGCTCAGCGGGGAGCACGTGCCGCTCACGTTCCGCACGTTTGAGGGCGAGATCAAGAGCGTCGAAGGGCGGGTGGGGGATTCTCTGTTGGTGGTCGCCCACGAAAACGACCTACCTGCCATGGAGGGGACTTGTGGTGGCAATGCAG AATGCGCTACCTGCCACGTCTACCTCGCTCCAAGGCCGGCGCGACCACCAGTACCGGAACCgggggaggacgagctcgacatgctcgactTTGCGCTCGATTATCGTGATGGGCTGAGCCGATTGGGGTGCCAGGTTGCGGTATCACCAGAGCTGGCCAAGTGGTGTGCCGAGGGGGGCGTGATTGATCTGCCCAGGTTCTAG
- a CDS encoding uncharacterized protein (RNA polymerase Rpb4), whose amino-acid sequence MVDTKPTAQQLSAASAPAGRSRGRGRHANQDEDATKLQFGEFSGGEALTIGEVQTLLEISRQGTGAPPPPDNNVYKQTVEYVKEFTNVKPGVAESMRQTLQTTAGDFLNTFEVAQIMYLRPENIEVAVSLIPSLERYANGDADEDKLLHLLQEVRSLARIGA is encoded by the exons ATGGTCGACACAAAGCCTACCGCACAGCAGCtgagcgccgcctccgcacCCGCCGGGCGCTCtcgcgggcgcgggcgtCATGCC AACCAGGACGAAGACGCAACCAAGCTCCAGTTTGGCGAGTtctcgggcggcgaggcctTGACGATCGGCGAGGTGCAAACACTCCTCGAGATCTCCCGGCAGGGGACTGGTGCGCCCCCTCCGCCTGATAACAA TGTATACAAGCAGACAGTGGAGTACGTCAAGGAGTTTACCAATGTCAAGCCTGGGGTTGCAGAGTCTATGCGGCA AACGCTCCAGACCACGGCTGGCGACTTCCTCAACACCTTTGAGGTTGCGCAGATCATGTACCTTCGTCCGGAGAACATCGAGGTGGCTGTGTCTCTGATTCCCAG cctgGAACGCTACGCCAACGGtgacgcggacgaggatAAGCTCCTACACCTTCTCCAGGAGGTGCGCAGCCTCGCTCGCATCGGGGCTTAG